From Camelina sativa cultivar DH55 chromosome 7, Cs, whole genome shotgun sequence, one genomic window encodes:
- the LOC104705156 gene encoding coatomer subunit epsilon-1-like produces MHEEDYNEALKHTHSGGTMDLHALNVQIFIKMHRSDYAEKQLRVMQEIDEDHTLTQLASAWLNLAVGGSKIQEAYLIFQDFTDKYPMTSLILNGKAVCCMHMGNFEEAETLLLEALNKVSDEPQSISLMSPDMLHLLYQLCLYYKTPYKKSITS; encoded by the exons ATGCATGAGGAAGATTATAACGAGGCTCTCAAGCATACTCATTCTGGAGGAACCATGGATCT GCATGCTTTGAATGTTCAGATATTCATAAAGATGCATAGGTCAGATTATGCTGAGAAACAGCTGAGAGTGATGCAAGAGATTGATGAAGACCACACACTCACTCAACTCGCGAGTGCATGGTTGAACCTGGCAGTT GGGGGTTCCAAGATACAGGAAGCGTATCTAATCTTCCAGGATTTCACTGATAAGTACCCAATGACAAGCTTGATCTTGAACGGCAAAGCAGTTTGCTGCATGCATATGGGTAATTTTGAAGAGGCTGAGACTCTACTACTTGAAGCACTCAACAAGGTGAGTGATGAGCCTCAATCCATTTCTCTCATGTCACCGGATATGCTGCACTTGCTTTATCAACTATGTTTATACTATAAAACTCCTTACAAGAAGTCTATAACTTCTTAA
- the LOC104703712 gene encoding cysteine-rich receptor-like protein kinase 14 — MILKMKLKNLLPVFWNFLFCFPVVSAQPVLSAKLCGKTGFFKPNQQYDKNRGLILSSLASNVSARGGFYNTSVGQGSDRVYAMGMCIQGAEPEVCSNCIELASNEVIEKCPNQTEGLVWPENGILCMVRYSNRSFFRSFEIQPQYLQYNRDDIRSSNITMYNGLWENITSRMIAGATSSSSERKYYAAESVPLTSVQNIYVLMQCTPVISLRDCNICLSQNVRDYQSCCHGKQGVFVFRPSCVFRFELYAFSQAFNLSLPPPPTVNQRKNTTKRGGESISAGLIVAIVVPIVIILSVLGLAYFICRRRKSNQGSNLDITDANSLQFDFKTIEAATDQFSERNIVGQGGFGEVFKAVLNGTEVAIKRLSKASGQGAREFKNEAVLVAKLQHRNLVRLLGFCVEGEEKILVYEFVANKSLDYFLFDPSKHGQLDWTTRYDIIEGIGRGLLYLHQDSRLTIIHRDLKASNILLDSYMNPKIADFGMARIMGMDQTQCDTSRIAGTFGYMAPEYAMHGHFSIKSDVYSFGVIILEIISGKKNNCFCEKEGYAISLIAHAWELWTNGSPLEIVGPAIEESYQHNKVIKCIHIALLCLQKDHADRPEMSTVILMLTSNIITLPAPREPGFFFRSGNNPDSSFLWSVDDASFTHLEPR; from the exons ATGATCTTGAAAATGAAACTGAAGAATCTCTTGCCAGTCTTCTGGAATTTCCTTTTTTGCTTTCCTGTTGTGTCTGCACAACCTGTTTTGTCTGCAAAACTATGCGGGAAAACTGGTTTCTTCAAACCCAACCAGCAGTATGACAAAAACCGTGGTCTTATCCTCTCTTCTCTTGCTTCTAATGTCTCAGCTCGAGGCGGCTTCTACAACACTTCGGTTGGACAAGGATCCGATAGGGTGTATGCTATGGGGATGTGCATCCAAGGAGCTGAACCAGAGGTTTGCTCAAACTGTATCGAGCTTGCTTCAAATGAGGTAATTGAGAAATGCCCCAACCAGACAGAAGGCCTAGTCTGGCCTGAAAATGGGATTCTTTGTATGGTACGTTACTCCAACCGTTCGTTTTTTAGATCATTTGAGATACAACCACAGTATCTACAGTACAACAGAGATGATATTAGATCGTCCAATATTACAATGTATAATGGATTATGGGAGAACATAACAAGTCGTATGATAGCTGGAGCTACTTCATCGTCATCTGAACGCAAGTACTACGCAGCTGAATCAGTTCCTTTGACGTCTGTTCAGAATATATACGTATTAATGCAATGCACCCCGGTCATATCTTTACGGGATTGCAACATATGTTTAAGTCAAAATGTCAGAGACTATCAATCATGTTGCCATGGAAAACAAGGTGTCTTTGTTTTTCGCCCCAGCTGCGTTTTCAGGTTTGAACTTTATGCGTTTTCTCAGGCTTTTAATCTTAGTTTGCCCCCTCCACCTACGGTAAACCAGAggaaaaacacaacaaaaagag GTGGAGAGTCAATCTCAGCAGGACTCATCGTGGCAATTGTTGTTCCCATCGTCATTATCTTATCTGTACTAGGTCTAGCATATTTTATCTGCAGGAGGAGAAAGTCAAACCAAG GATCCAATCTTGACATCACAGATGCAAACTCACTGCAATTTGATTTCAAGACGATTGAAGCTGCAACAGATCAATTTTCAGAGAGAAACATAGTCGGTCAAGGTGGATTTGGAGAAGTTTTCAAG GCTGTTCTTAATGGGACAGAAGTTGCTATTAAGAGACTGTCAAAAGCCTCAGGGCAAGGTGCAAGAGAGTTCAAGAATGAGGCTGTTCTGGTGGCAAAGCTTCAGCATAGAAATCTAGTTAGGCTTCTTGGATTTTGTgtggaaggagaagaaaaaattcTTGTTTATGAATTTGTGGCGAACAAAAGCCTTGATTACTTCCTGTTTG ACCCTTCAAAACATGGACAGTTGGATTGGACAACACGATACGACATCATCGAGGGAATAGGTCGAGGACTTCTTTATCTTCATCAAGACTCACGACTGACAATCATACACCGTGACCTTAAAGCAAGTAACATTCTCTTAGATTCTTATATGAACCCAAAGATTGCAGATTTTGGAATGGCAAGGATTATGGGAATGGACCAAACTCAATGTGATACTAGCAGGATTGCTGGAACCTT TGGTTACATGGCTCCAGAGTATGCGATGCATGGTCATTTCTCGATAAAATCAGATGTCTATAGCTTTGGAGTCATAATTCTTGAAATTATAAGCGGAAAGAAAAATAACTGTTTTTGTGAGAAGGAAGGTTATGCTATCAGCTTGATCGCACAT GCCTGGGAACTCTGGACAAATGGGTCACCATTAGAAATCGTCGGTCCAGCTATTGAGGAGAGCTATCAGCATAACAAAGTTATTAAATGCATCCATATTGCGCTGCTATGTCTTCAGAAAGATCATGCAGATCGCCCGGAAATGAGTACAGTCATATTGATGCTCACCAGTAACATAATCACTTTACCAGCCCCTCGAGAGCCTGGATTTTTTTTCAGAAGTGGAAACAATCCAGACAGTTCTTTCCTTTGGTCAGTCGATGATGCTTCGTTCACTCATTTAGAACCTCGTTGA
- the LOC104703713 gene encoding cysteine-rich receptor-like protein kinase 10 isoform X1: MACYTLFIFLFLFSFLTSSSVCAQNPTFVAYDCRNERNFTRNSTYFTNLRALLSSLSSRNASYSTGFQNATAGKDPDRVTGLFLCRGDLSPEVCRSCVRFSVNESLTLCPNQREGVLYYDECMLRFSDRNILSTVTLGCCLGAVAYGSNQDVPSNQVQRFNEVLLLTLKQAAMDAAESSRKFDARKANFTASQTLYGLVQCTPDLTTADCYTCLQKAINQLVTNKLGGRSILPSCSSRFEISPFYNETTVIAPPPPVLAPPRPGKGAKSDLLVLPIVVSIIVVLLLSIAGYRFFAKKAYDTAPAFDGDEGATADSLQLDYRTIQYATSDFSARNRIGRGGFGEVYKGTFSNGTVVAVKRLSKTSRQGQEEFKNEVVVVAKLQHRNLVRLLGFCLEGEERILVYEFVPNKSLDKFLFDPSKQGELDWTRRYKIIGGIARGILYLHQDSHLTIIHRDLKASNILLDADMNPKISDFGMARIFGMDQSAENTNRIVGTYGYMAPEYAMQGQYSIKSDVYSFGVTVLEIISGKKNSSFYQIDGAHDLLSYAWRLWRNGTSLDLVDPVILHNCQRDEVVRCIHIGLLCVQEDLVDRPTLSAIVLMLTSDIVTLPVPKEPGLFFQSRPTKDPLDSKQSITNLYPR; the protein is encoded by the exons ATGGCTTGTTACACCTTATTCATAttccttttcctcttttcaTTCCTCACGAGCTCATCAGTTTGCGCTCAAAATCCTACTTTTGTTGCTTATGACTGTCGGAATGAGAGAAATTTCACAAGAAATAGTACTTACTTTACTAATCTAAGAGCCCTtttgtcctctctctcttctcgcaACGCCTCATACTCCACCGGATTCCAAAACGCCACGGCTGGAAAAGACCCCGACAGGGTCACGGGACTTTTCCTGTGCCGTGGAGACTTATCGCCTGAAGTTTGCCGTAGCTGCGTCAGATTTTCCGTCAACGAATCCTTAACTCTGTGTCCAAACCAGAGAGAAGGCGTGCTCTATTACGATGAGTGTATGCTTAGATTCTCTGACCGGAATATTCTCTCGACCGTTACACTAGGTTGCTGTCTCGGTGCTGTGGCCTACGGTAGCAACCAGGATGTTCCATCTAACCAAGTCCAACGATTCAACGAGGTGTTGCTGCTCACCTTGAAGCAAGCCGCCATGGACGCCGCGGAAAGTTCTAGAAAATTTGATGCGAGAAAAGCCAATTTCACAGCATCTCAGACTCTGTACGGACTGGTTCAGTGCACTCCCGATCTGACAACAGCAGACTGCTATACTTGTCTGCAAAAAGCCATTAATCAATTAGTCACTAACAAACTTGGGGGAAGAAGTATTCTTCCGAGTTGTAGTTCGAGATTCGAGATTAGCCCATTCTACAACGAAACGACCGTTATAGCCCCACCACCTCCGGTGTTAGCTCCTCCACGACCTG GGAAAGGTGCGAAATCAGACTTATTAGTCTTACCGATTGTTGTGTCTATTATAGTGGTTCTTCTGCTTTCCATAGCTGGCTATCGTTTCTTTGCAAAGAAGGCTTATGATACCGCACCTGCATTTGATg GAGATGAGGGAGCAACGGCAGACTCGTTGCAACTCGATTACAGAACAATTCAATATGCAACTAGTGATTTTTCAGCGAGGAACAGGATTGGTCGAGGTGGATTTGGCGAGGTTTACAAG GGTACATTTTCAAATGGGACTGTAGTCGCAGTGAAGAGACTTTCGAAAACATCAAGACAAGGTCAagaagagttcaagaacgaAGTTGTAGTTGTTGCAAAGCTTCAACACAGAAATCTGGTTAGGCTTCTCGGGTTTTGtttagaaggagaagaaaggataCTGGTCTACGAGTTTGTTCCCAACAAAAGCCTTGATAAATTCCTATTTG ATCCTTCAAAGCAAGGTGAGCTAGACTGGACTCGGCGTTACAAGATTATTGGAGGGATTGCTAGAGGGATTCTATATCTTCATCAAGACTCACACCTCACAATTATACACCGTGATCTCAAAGCCAGTAACATTCTCCTAGATGCAGATATGAATCCGaaaatctctgattttggaaTGGCAAGGATATTTGGAATGGACCAGTCTGCAGAGAACACAAACAGGATAGTTGGAACCTA TGGGTACATGGCTCCTGAGTATGCGATGCAAGGTCAGTACTCAATAAAATCAGATGTCTATAGCTTTGGAGTGACAGTACTTGAGATAATAAGTGGCAAGAAGAATAGTAGCTTCTACCAGATAGATGGCGCACATGACTTGCTCTCATAT GCTTGGAGGCTTTGGAGGAATGGGACATCGTTAGACCTTGTGGATCCGGTTATTCTACATAATTGCCAAAGAGATGAAGTGGTTCGATGCATCCATATTGGTCTTTTATGTGTTCAAGAAGATCTTGTAGACCGTCCAACCTTATCAGCCATCGTTCTGATGCTCACTAGTGACATTGTGACATTACCGGTGCCTAAGGAACCAGGGCTTTTCTTTCAGAGTAGACCCACAAAAGACCCACTTGATTCAAAACAATCCATCACCAATTTATATCCTCGTTGA
- the LOC104703713 gene encoding cysteine-rich receptor-like protein kinase 10 isoform X2: MACYTLFIFLFLFSFLTSSSVCAQNPTFVAYDCRNERNFTRNSTYFTNLRALLSSLSSRNASYSTGFQNATAGKDPDRVTGLFLCRGDLSPEVCRSCVRFSVNESLTLCPNQREGVLYYDECMLRFSDRNILSTVTLGCCLGAVAYGSNQDVPSNQVQRFNEVLLLTLKQAAMDAAESSRKFDARKANFTASQTLYGLVQCTPDLTTADCYTCLQKAINQLVTNKLGGRSILPSCSSRFEISPFYNETTVIAPPPPVLAPPRPGKGAKSDLLVLPIVVSIIVVLLLSIAGYRFFAKKAYDTAPAFDDEGATADSLQLDYRTIQYATSDFSARNRIGRGGFGEVYKGTFSNGTVVAVKRLSKTSRQGQEEFKNEVVVVAKLQHRNLVRLLGFCLEGEERILVYEFVPNKSLDKFLFDPSKQGELDWTRRYKIIGGIARGILYLHQDSHLTIIHRDLKASNILLDADMNPKISDFGMARIFGMDQSAENTNRIVGTYGYMAPEYAMQGQYSIKSDVYSFGVTVLEIISGKKNSSFYQIDGAHDLLSYAWRLWRNGTSLDLVDPVILHNCQRDEVVRCIHIGLLCVQEDLVDRPTLSAIVLMLTSDIVTLPVPKEPGLFFQSRPTKDPLDSKQSITNLYPR, encoded by the exons ATGGCTTGTTACACCTTATTCATAttccttttcctcttttcaTTCCTCACGAGCTCATCAGTTTGCGCTCAAAATCCTACTTTTGTTGCTTATGACTGTCGGAATGAGAGAAATTTCACAAGAAATAGTACTTACTTTACTAATCTAAGAGCCCTtttgtcctctctctcttctcgcaACGCCTCATACTCCACCGGATTCCAAAACGCCACGGCTGGAAAAGACCCCGACAGGGTCACGGGACTTTTCCTGTGCCGTGGAGACTTATCGCCTGAAGTTTGCCGTAGCTGCGTCAGATTTTCCGTCAACGAATCCTTAACTCTGTGTCCAAACCAGAGAGAAGGCGTGCTCTATTACGATGAGTGTATGCTTAGATTCTCTGACCGGAATATTCTCTCGACCGTTACACTAGGTTGCTGTCTCGGTGCTGTGGCCTACGGTAGCAACCAGGATGTTCCATCTAACCAAGTCCAACGATTCAACGAGGTGTTGCTGCTCACCTTGAAGCAAGCCGCCATGGACGCCGCGGAAAGTTCTAGAAAATTTGATGCGAGAAAAGCCAATTTCACAGCATCTCAGACTCTGTACGGACTGGTTCAGTGCACTCCCGATCTGACAACAGCAGACTGCTATACTTGTCTGCAAAAAGCCATTAATCAATTAGTCACTAACAAACTTGGGGGAAGAAGTATTCTTCCGAGTTGTAGTTCGAGATTCGAGATTAGCCCATTCTACAACGAAACGACCGTTATAGCCCCACCACCTCCGGTGTTAGCTCCTCCACGACCTG GGAAAGGTGCGAAATCAGACTTATTAGTCTTACCGATTGTTGTGTCTATTATAGTGGTTCTTCTGCTTTCCATAGCTGGCTATCGTTTCTTTGCAAAGAAGGCTTATGATACCGCACCTGCATTTGATg ATGAGGGAGCAACGGCAGACTCGTTGCAACTCGATTACAGAACAATTCAATATGCAACTAGTGATTTTTCAGCGAGGAACAGGATTGGTCGAGGTGGATTTGGCGAGGTTTACAAG GGTACATTTTCAAATGGGACTGTAGTCGCAGTGAAGAGACTTTCGAAAACATCAAGACAAGGTCAagaagagttcaagaacgaAGTTGTAGTTGTTGCAAAGCTTCAACACAGAAATCTGGTTAGGCTTCTCGGGTTTTGtttagaaggagaagaaaggataCTGGTCTACGAGTTTGTTCCCAACAAAAGCCTTGATAAATTCCTATTTG ATCCTTCAAAGCAAGGTGAGCTAGACTGGACTCGGCGTTACAAGATTATTGGAGGGATTGCTAGAGGGATTCTATATCTTCATCAAGACTCACACCTCACAATTATACACCGTGATCTCAAAGCCAGTAACATTCTCCTAGATGCAGATATGAATCCGaaaatctctgattttggaaTGGCAAGGATATTTGGAATGGACCAGTCTGCAGAGAACACAAACAGGATAGTTGGAACCTA TGGGTACATGGCTCCTGAGTATGCGATGCAAGGTCAGTACTCAATAAAATCAGATGTCTATAGCTTTGGAGTGACAGTACTTGAGATAATAAGTGGCAAGAAGAATAGTAGCTTCTACCAGATAGATGGCGCACATGACTTGCTCTCATAT GCTTGGAGGCTTTGGAGGAATGGGACATCGTTAGACCTTGTGGATCCGGTTATTCTACATAATTGCCAAAGAGATGAAGTGGTTCGATGCATCCATATTGGTCTTTTATGTGTTCAAGAAGATCTTGTAGACCGTCCAACCTTATCAGCCATCGTTCTGATGCTCACTAGTGACATTGTGACATTACCGGTGCCTAAGGAACCAGGGCTTTTCTTTCAGAGTAGACCCACAAAAGACCCACTTGATTCAAAACAATCCATCACCAATTTATATCCTCGTTGA
- the LOC104703714 gene encoding probable disease resistance protein At1g61190 yields the protein MGACNRCFEYIRWGAVRRMSLMANNIEEITCSSKCSRLTTLFLQSNWKLKNLSGEFIRSMKELAVLDLSGNFNINELPEQMSGLVSLQFLDLSRTSIKQLPVGFQELKKLMHLDLAFTNRLCSINGISELPILRVLKLQDSNVVHGYVSEKYYSDETRARAEVSLVKKLQLLEHLQVLTISLSTDLGLEQISCDKRLANCINVVQMHKFHQKPLNISLLVNMENLCELRMRSTYVLEIDSYINFGESRTDLSDLYNATSECFTNLSLVNLFDCKGIKDLTWLLFAPNLVELHIVHLEELEEVINKEKETNITGLIIPFLKLQSLSLSSLPKLESVYWCPLPFPFLRELDASYCPKLRKLPLNALSVLRVEELVISMDPREQRIDLEWEDEVTKKRFSPSFIALSQV from the exons ATGGGAGCATGCAATCGATGTTTTGAATACATCCGCTGGGGAGCTGTGAGAAGAATGTCATTAATGGCTAATAATATTGAAGAGATAACATGCAGTTCCAAGTGCTCTCGTCTTACCACTCTGTTCCTCCAAAGTAATTGGAAACTGAAGAATCTCTCAGGTGAATTCATCCGGTCTATGAAAGAGCTAGCTGTTTTGGATCTATCAGGTAATTTCAACATCAATGAACTTCCAGAGCAGATGTCGGGGCTGGTCTCGTTGCAGTTTCTTGACTTGTCACGTACAAGTATTAAGCAACTACCTGTTGGTTTCCAAGAGTTGAAAAAGCTAATGCACCTGGATTTGGCTTTTACAAATAGACTTTGTAGCATCAACGGGATATCAGAGTTGCCGATTTTAAGAGTTTTGAAACTACAAGATTCTAATGTTGTTCACGGATACGTAAGCGAAAAATATTATAGTGACGAAACTAGAGCTCGTGCAGAGGTTAGCTTAGTGAAGAAGCTGCAGCTCTTGGAGCACCTACAAGTTCTAACCATATCTTTATCTACAGATTTGGGTTTGGAGCAAATTTCATGCGATAAAAGGTTGGCAAACTGCATCAATGTTGTGCAAATGCATAAATTTCACCAGAAGCCGTTGAATATATCCTTGTTGGTGAATATGGAGAATCTTTGTGAGCTCAGAATGCGAAGTACTTATGTCTTGGAAAttgattcatatataaatttcGGAGAAAGCAGAACAGACTTGTCTGATCTATACAATGCGACAAGTGAATGCTTCACCAACCTCTCCCTCGTGAATTTATTTGATTGCAAAGGCATTAAGGATCTGACTTGGCTATTGTTTGCTCCAAATCTTGTCGAGCTACACATTGTACATTTAGAAGAATTGGAAGAAGttataaacaaagagaaagaaaccaatATTACAGGTCTTATTATTCCATTTCTGAAACTACAAAGCTTATCATTGAGCAGTTTGCCTAAGCTGGAGAGTGTCTACTGGTGTCCTCTACCCTTTCCATTTTTGAGGGAATTAGATGCAAGTTACTGTCCAAAGCTGAGAAAGCTTCCCTTAAATGCTTTAAGTGTCCTACGAGTTGAGGAATTGGTTATAAGTATGGATCCTCGAGAACAGAGAATTGACCTTGAGTGGGAGGACGAAGTTACAAAAAAACGTTTCTCGCCTTCATTCATTGCACTCAGTCAG GTCTAA